A region of Dermochelys coriacea isolate rDerCor1 chromosome 1, rDerCor1.pri.v4, whole genome shotgun sequence DNA encodes the following proteins:
- the LOC119860936 gene encoding olfactory receptor 52B2-like has translation MSALNQTSFHPASFFLIGIPGMEELHIWISIPFSLMYIVTLFGNFTLLFVIVTERSLHEPMYLLLAMLAISDLILSSSTVPKTLSIFWAHSKEISFDACLTQMLFTHISFIAESTILLAMAYDRYIAICDPLRYTTVLTHSVIAKIGLVALARSFCVMFPALLLLWRLPYCGHTIMPHTYCEHMGIARLACADIAVNIWYGFTTTLLSPGLDVVLIVVSYVLILRTVFRLPSKDARLKAIGTCSSHICVIFMFYMPAFFTFFTHRFGHNVPHNIHILLANLYVLLPPMLNPIIYAVKTRLIWEKMVRLFFKAGQRC, from the coding sequence ATGTCAGCTCTCAATCAAACCAGCTTTCATCCTGCCTCCTTCTTCCTGATTGGCATCCCAGGCATGGAGGAGCTGCACATCTGGATCTCCATCCCATTCAGCCTGATGTACATCGTCACACTTTTCGGAAATTTTACCTTATTATTTGTCATTGTAACCGAGCGAAGCCTCCACGAGCCCATGTACCTTTTGCTGGCCATGCTGGCCATCTCTGATCTAATATTGTCTTCCTCTACAGTGCCCAAAACTCTGAGCATATTCTGGGCACATTCCAAGGAAATCTCTTTCGATGCCTGCCTGACCCAGATGCTCTTTACACATATTAGTTTTATTGCTGAGTCAACAATCCTGCTGGCCATGGCGTACGATCGGTATATTGCCATATGTGATCCCTTGAGATACACGACTGTGCTAACACATTCAGTGATAGCCAAAATAGGGCTGGTGGCTCTAGCTAGAAGCTTTTGTGTAATGTTCCCAGCACTTCTTCTCCTTTGGAGGCTACCGTACTGCGGCCACACCATTATGCCTCACACGTACTGTGAGCACATGGGCATAGCCCGGCTGGCCTGTGCCGATATAGCTGTCAACATCTGGTATGGTTTTACTACAACTCTTTTATCACCAGGATTGGATGTTGTGCTCATTGTTGTGTCTTATGTTCTCATCCTCAGGACTGTCTTTAGGCTCCCGTCAAAGGACGCCCGGCTCAAAGCTATtgggacctgcagctcccacatCTGTGTCATATTCATGTTTTACATGCCAGCGTTCTTCACCTTTTTCACACATCGGTTTGGCCACAACGTCCCCCACAACATTCACATCCTACTGGCCAATCTCTATGTGCTCCTTCCACCCATGTTAAACCCCATTATCTATGCAGTGAAAACGAGGCTAATTTGGGAAAAGATGGTCCGCCTGTTCTTCAAGGCAGGGCAGCGGTGCTGA